In Luteitalea sp. TBR-22, one genomic interval encodes:
- the istA gene encoding IS21 family transposase, whose product MDQVHVIRHKVLVEGRTQRAVARELGVSRVTVKKYLAQAAPVRHEAQPRPRPVSEAVGPRIAALLAESPRWTTAKQRLTATRLHQLLRAEGYAVGVTVVKEAVAEWKRQQREPLVPLTYRAGELAQVDFFEVVVDVAGVRRKAWLFLLRLMYSGRDFGWIYERQDQISFLDGHVRAFAHLGGVPARIAYDNLKPAVAKILAGRERALTLRFAALVSHYLYEPSFCRPGVGHDKGGVEARGKAVRLQALTPIPSADSLDAINTALLAQLDGRVDTRRAGTTETIAARFAEEARLLWPLDVPFVAEAPTTVSISPRALGKVHGAWYSVPCEWADLDLVAWVGATTVTIVGREGTRITHPRQPFGGRSIDYRHYLRALATKPKAVREILPDLLRDLGAPFPAVWDQLVADHTPLDAARQLATILGVLTAEGASAVIPRLEEALRTGAPVRLPRRATRAVALDDEALPATLRDIEVASGIAADYDQWLQDGAA is encoded by the coding sequence ATGGATCAGGTGCATGTGATCCGACACAAGGTGCTGGTCGAGGGGCGCACGCAGCGGGCGGTCGCGCGGGAGCTGGGGGTCTCGCGCGTGACGGTGAAGAAGTACCTGGCGCAGGCGGCGCCGGTGCGGCACGAGGCGCAGCCGCGGCCGCGGCCGGTGAGCGAGGCCGTCGGCCCGCGCATCGCCGCGCTGCTGGCGGAGTCGCCGCGGTGGACGACGGCCAAGCAGCGGCTGACCGCGACGCGCCTGCACCAGCTGCTTCGCGCCGAGGGGTACGCGGTGGGCGTGACCGTGGTCAAAGAGGCGGTGGCCGAGTGGAAGCGCCAGCAGCGCGAGCCGCTCGTCCCGCTGACGTACCGGGCGGGCGAGCTAGCCCAAGTCGATTTCTTCGAGGTTGTCGTCGACGTCGCGGGCGTGCGTCGGAAGGCCTGGCTCTTTCTGCTGCGGCTGATGTACTCCGGCCGGGACTTCGGCTGGATCTACGAGCGGCAGGACCAGATCAGTTTCCTGGACGGGCACGTCCGCGCGTTTGCGCACCTGGGTGGCGTGCCGGCACGGATCGCCTACGACAATCTCAAGCCGGCGGTGGCCAAGATCCTCGCCGGCCGCGAGCGCGCGCTCACGCTGCGCTTTGCCGCGCTGGTCTCGCACTACCTGTATGAGCCGAGTTTCTGTCGGCCCGGCGTCGGCCACGACAAGGGCGGCGTCGAAGCGCGGGGCAAGGCGGTGCGCCTGCAGGCGCTGACGCCCATCCCGTCGGCCGACTCGCTCGACGCGATCAACACGGCGCTGCTGGCGCAGCTCGATGGCCGTGTCGACACGCGGCGCGCCGGCACCACCGAGACCATCGCCGCACGCTTTGCCGAGGAAGCGCGCCTGCTGTGGCCGCTCGACGTGCCGTTTGTCGCCGAGGCGCCGACGACGGTCAGCATCTCGCCGCGGGCCCTGGGCAAGGTGCACGGGGCGTGGTACTCGGTGCCGTGCGAGTGGGCCGACCTGGATCTGGTCGCGTGGGTGGGCGCGACGACGGTGACGATCGTGGGCCGCGAGGGCACGCGGATCACGCATCCGCGCCAGCCCTTTGGCGGCCGCTCGATCGACTACCGCCACTACCTCCGCGCGCTGGCGACCAAGCCCAAGGCGGTGCGGGAGATCCTGCCCGATCTCCTGCGGGATCTCGGCGCGCCGTTTCCGGCCGTGTGGGATCAGCTCGTCGCCGATCACACGCCCCTCGATGCGGCGCGGCAGCTGGCCACGATCCTCGGGGTGCTGACGGCCGAGGGCGCGTCGGCCGTGATCCCTCGCCTTGAGGAAGCGCTGCGGACCGGCGCCCCGGTGCGACTCCCGCGGCGCGCCACGCGCGCCGTCGCCCTCGACGACGAGGCGCTGCCCGCGACGCTGCGCGACATCGAGGTCGCCAGCGGGATCGCCGCCGATTACGACCAGTGGCTCCAGGACGGTGCCGCATGA
- a CDS encoding DUF1080 domain-containing protein encodes MPALLVGLLLASPVYAQAPDVVHLFNGKDLSTFTTWLVDDHREDPDRVFTVVDAIDGAPAIRISGQKYGGIATREEFESYHLVVEFRWGAVTWAPRKALARDSGILVHCQGPDGNTKPDFNGPWMRSIESQIIEGGVGDFILVAGSDASGARLAPEMTATVSPDRLGQFRFDPQGAPRLFTNGQRINWSGRDVDRGSAPIGFRGVADVEGHGAEWTRLEVIVEPERITNIVNGHVVNVGTRPSLTRGRIMIQSEGAEIYFRRVDLYPLPGARRR; translated from the coding sequence GTGCCAGCCCTCCTCGTCGGCCTGCTCCTCGCCTCACCGGTGTACGCGCAGGCCCCCGACGTCGTCCACCTGTTCAACGGCAAGGACCTGTCGACGTTCACCACCTGGCTGGTCGACGACCACCGCGAGGATCCCGATCGCGTGTTCACGGTGGTCGACGCCATCGACGGCGCCCCGGCCATCCGCATCAGCGGGCAGAAGTACGGCGGCATCGCCACGCGCGAGGAGTTCGAGTCGTACCACCTCGTCGTCGAGTTCCGGTGGGGCGCGGTGACGTGGGCGCCGCGCAAGGCGCTGGCGCGCGACAGCGGCATCCTGGTGCACTGCCAGGGGCCGGACGGCAACACGAAGCCGGACTTCAACGGCCCGTGGATGCGGTCGATCGAGTCGCAGATCATCGAGGGCGGCGTCGGCGACTTCATCCTCGTGGCGGGCAGCGACGCGAGCGGCGCGCGGTTGGCGCCGGAGATGACGGCGACCGTCTCGCCCGACCGGCTGGGGCAGTTCCGCTTCGACCCGCAGGGCGCGCCGCGCCTGTTCACCAACGGCCAGCGGATCAACTGGTCGGGCCGCGACGTCGACCGCGGCAGTGCGCCGATCGGCTTCCGCGGTGTCGCCGACGTCGAGGGCCACGGCGCCGAGTGGACGCGCCTCGAGGTCATCGTCGAACCCGAGCGGATCACCAACATCGTCAACGGACACGTCGTCAACGTCGGCACCAGGCCGAGCCTGACGCGCGGCAGGATCATGATCCAGTCCGAAGGTGCGGAGATCTACTTCCGCCGCGTCGACCTGTATCCCCTGCCCGGAGCACGCCGTCGGTAG
- the mug gene encoding G/U mismatch-specific DNA glycosylase: MRHDAPPPRPTRAQLLASAGRRIPDLIARDLDVLFCGINPGLYSAFTGLHFARPGNRFWRALHEGGLTPTLLQPWQQQALLAARLGITNLVMRATATAAELDDDELRAGRLALEKKVRRYRPLVVAVVGIGAYRVAFDRPKAVIGPQPETLAGARLWVVPNTSGLNANHQAADFAEAFGALARAVDDLRRQV, encoded by the coding sequence ATGCGCCACGACGCTCCCCCGCCGCGCCCGACCCGCGCGCAACTGCTCGCCTCGGCCGGTCGCCGCATCCCGGACCTGATCGCGCGCGACCTCGACGTGCTGTTCTGCGGCATCAACCCGGGCCTGTACTCGGCGTTCACGGGCCTGCACTTCGCCAGGCCGGGCAACCGGTTCTGGCGCGCCCTGCATGAGGGTGGCCTCACGCCGACGCTGTTGCAGCCCTGGCAGCAGCAGGCGCTGCTCGCCGCGCGCCTCGGCATCACCAACCTGGTCATGCGGGCCACGGCCACCGCCGCGGAACTCGACGACGACGAACTGCGTGCCGGCCGACTGGCGCTCGAGAAGAAGGTGCGCCGCTACAGGCCGCTGGTGGTGGCGGTGGTCGGCATCGGCGCGTACCGCGTCGCCTTCGACCGCCCGAAGGCCGTCATCGGCCCGCAGCCGGAGACGCTCGCTGGTGCGCGGCTGTGGGTCGTGCCGAACACGAGTGGGCTCAACGCGAACCACCAGGCGGCGGACTTCGCCGAAGCGTTCGGGGCGCTGGCCCGTGCCGTGGACGACCTTCGTCGCCAGGTGTAG
- the istB gene encoding IS21-like element helper ATPase IstB, which translates to MSAPTITRDLVVAHTRALKLPGVARHFEALARQAQEAHWTYEDYLHEVLSAEQVSRHESVIRQRLREARFPEVKMLDTFDFASAEGLNPAQIQTLARGEWVTRPENLILAGPIGTGKTHLAIALGVEATRQKRRVLFARAADLVRQLLEARDARELGRLQRRLLTQDVLIIDELGFVPSDRVGGELLFNLLADRYERRATVVTTNLAFAEWVTVFGGDEKLTTALLDRLAHHATVITTKGKSYRMKKRRTSAA; encoded by the coding sequence ATGAGTGCGCCGACGATCACGCGCGATCTCGTCGTGGCGCATACGCGCGCCCTGAAGCTACCCGGGGTCGCGCGGCACTTTGAAGCGCTCGCCCGGCAGGCCCAGGAGGCGCACTGGACCTACGAGGACTACCTGCACGAGGTGCTCAGCGCCGAGCAGGTCTCCCGCCATGAGTCGGTGATCCGCCAGCGGCTCCGCGAGGCGCGCTTCCCCGAGGTGAAGATGCTCGACACCTTTGACTTTGCGTCGGCCGAGGGCCTCAACCCCGCCCAGATCCAGACCCTGGCCCGCGGCGAGTGGGTGACGCGCCCCGAGAACCTGATCCTCGCCGGCCCGATCGGCACGGGCAAGACGCATCTGGCGATCGCGCTGGGCGTCGAGGCCACGCGGCAGAAGCGACGCGTGCTGTTTGCCCGTGCCGCCGACCTGGTGCGCCAGCTGCTCGAGGCCCGCGACGCACGCGAGCTCGGGCGCCTGCAGCGGCGGCTGCTCACGCAGGACGTGCTGATCATCGATGAACTGGGCTTCGTCCCGTCTGATCGGGTCGGCGGTGAACTGCTCTTCAACCTGCTCGCCGATCGCTACGAGCGTCGGGCGACGGTCGTGACGACCAACCTCGCGTTTGCCGAGTGGGTCACCGTCTTTGGCGGCGACGAGAAGCTGACCACCGCGCTGCTCGATCGCCTCGCGCACCACGCGACGGTGATCACCACCAAGGGCAAGAGCTATCGCATGAAGAAACGGAGAACCAGCGCCGCGTAG